The Plasmodium knowlesi strain H genome assembly, chromosome: 4 genome window below encodes:
- a CDS encoding ATP-dependent Clp protease proteolytic subunit, putative, whose protein sequence is MQSYPLLLLLLLLAAIALSPICAHKGGATAKYSYITSRSNVRIKRLKNFKKYKTKLLLSPGEHNQHGISIPSMLLSKRIIFLSSPVYPHISEQIISQLLYLEYESKRKPIHLYINSTGDLENNKIINLNGITDVISIIDVIEYISSDVYTYCLGKAYGISCILASSGKKGFRFSLKNSSFCLNQSYSVIPFNQATNIEIQNKEIMNTKRKVVEIIANNTGKDKSHIEQILERDRYFSAPEAVEFNLVDHILEKE, encoded by the coding sequence ATGCAAAGTTACCCTCTGCTGTTGCTACTGCTGTTGCTTGCGGCGATTGCCCTTTCCCCCATATGTGCGCACAAAGGGGGGGCAACCGCCAAGTACAGCTACATAACGAGCAGAAGCAACGTACGAATAAagagattaaaaaattttaaaaagtacaaaacGAAGTTGCTCCTTTCACCTGGtgaacacaaccaacacggGATCAGCATCCCGTCAATGTTACTATCCAAGAGAATCATTTTTCTGTCATCTCCAGTGTATCCCCATATATCAGAGCAAATAATCTCACAGCTCCTTTACCTGGAATATGAGTCCAAAAGAAAACCAATTCATCTATACATTAACAGTACAGGCGATTTAGAAaacaataaaattataaacctTAATGGAATCACAGATGTCATATCGATTATCGATGTGATAGAATACATTTCATCCGATGTGTACACATACTGTTTGGGGAAGGCGTATGGCATTTCCTGTATTTTGGCTAGCAGTGGGAAAAAGGGGTTTCGTTTTTCCCTCAAAAATTCGTCTTTCTGCTTGAACCAATCTTACTCGGTTATTCCCTTCAACCAAGCAACCAACATTGAAATACAGAACAAGGAAATTATGAATACGAAAAGGAAAGTCGTCGAAATTATTGCCAACAACACGGGGAAGGACAAGAGTCACATCGAGCAAATTTTGGAGAGGGATAGGTATTTCAGTGCCCCAGAGGCTGTGGAATTCAACTTGGTGGACCATATCCTCGAGAAGGAGTAG